One stretch of Roseimicrobium sp. ORNL1 DNA includes these proteins:
- a CDS encoding thiol-disulfide oxidoreductase DCC family protein has translation MNSTPPIILFDGVCNLCAWAVRFIIERDPRGLFRFASLQSPTGQALMLEHRLDPTRLDSFVLVENGRAFRESTAALRVARHLAGAWPLFYGAIVLPRFVRDPIYKFIARNRYRWFGKKDTCMIPTPELRARFLD, from the coding sequence TTGAATTCCACCCCACCCATCATCCTCTTCGACGGCGTCTGCAATCTCTGCGCCTGGGCGGTGCGTTTCATTATTGAGCGGGATCCGCGAGGTTTGTTCCGGTTTGCTTCGCTGCAGTCACCCACTGGGCAAGCGTTGATGTTGGAACACCGGCTGGATCCGACTCGGCTCGACAGTTTCGTTCTGGTGGAAAATGGCAGGGCCTTCCGTGAAAGCACTGCCGCCTTGCGAGTCGCGCGCCATTTGGCCGGAGCATGGCCGCTCTTCTATGGCGCCATCGTCCTGCCACGATTCGTGCGGGATCCGATCTACAAGTTCATCGCCAGGAACCGCTATCGCTGGTTCGGGAAGAAGGATACTTGCATGATCCCCACACCGGAGCTGCGGGCGCGGTTTTTGGATTAG